In the Armatimonadota bacterium genome, one interval contains:
- the sigH gene encoding RNA polymerase sporulation sigma factor SigH, with amino-acid sequence MVNAVEFFRAAALRNRYCDLTPLSDEELVRRAQLEGDKEACEYLLFKYRNLVRAKVKSYFLVGAERDDLLQIGLIGLWEAITDFKADRHTSFACFAKVCIQRQMISAIKAATRQKQAPLNSSISLEASPGDQDDDRALSEMLTTKPEGSPENVVLGLEGERLLQQTLRDELSPFEWEVLTEYRTGKSYKEMAVELGCKIKSIDNALSRIRRKLPQVAPEHAERLEIMG; translated from the coding sequence ATGGTAAATGCCGTTGAGTTTTTTCGCGCGGCCGCCTTGCGAAATCGCTATTGCGACCTCACCCCGCTTTCAGATGAAGAACTGGTGAGACGTGCACAGTTGGAGGGCGACAAGGAAGCGTGCGAGTACCTACTCTTCAAGTACAGGAACCTCGTTCGGGCCAAGGTGAAGTCCTACTTCCTGGTGGGGGCCGAGAGAGATGATCTGCTTCAGATCGGTCTCATCGGGCTGTGGGAAGCGATCACCGACTTCAAGGCGGACCGGCACACCTCATTCGCATGCTTCGCGAAGGTCTGCATACAGCGCCAGATGATCTCGGCCATCAAGGCCGCGACACGGCAGAAGCAGGCCCCGCTCAATTCCTCGATCTCGCTTGAAGCATCTCCCGGGGATCAGGACGACGACAGGGCCTTGTCAGAGATGCTCACGACGAAGCCTGAGGGCAGCCCGGAAAACGTGGTGCTGGGTCTTGAGGGCGAGAGGCTCCTGCAGCAGACGCTGCGGGATGAGCTGTCTCCCTTCGAGTGGGAGGTCCTCACGGAGTACCGAACGGGGAAATCGTACAAGGAAATGGCTGTGGAACTGGGCTGCAAAATCAAATCCATTGACAATGCACTGTCCCGGATTCGCCGCAAGCTCCCGCAGGTAGCCCCTGAACACGCGGAGCGGCTGGAGATCATGGGATAG